Part of the Paenibacillus sp. JNUCC32 genome is shown below.
TGCTTCATTATCAGGAAGCGGATACCGCGGAACCGATGGACGAATTATGCCTGCACGTCGACATCATTCCCCGCGATGAGATTTCCGAGCCTGAGAGCCCGGCACTGCCTGTTTCGGATCCTTGGGAAATGGCGGAAGCCGATGACTGCATGGAGAAGCTGAGAGAATTGCCGATGAAGCCGACGATGGACATCCATCGCGCGATGCCTTATTTTCTTGAGGCTTATCAGGCTTCGCAGGAGAAATATTCGGGTCTGTACACAACGATCAAGCAATGCCTTATTCAGATATTGCTGCGCGCTGTGCGCGCATATGAATCCGAGCCATCGGAAGCGGAGCTGCCTTCGCGCGATATGAAGGCTTACCGTTATCAATTGGCGCTGGAGTATATCCATGCGAATTCTTCGGGTGAGGTTGTGCTGGATGACGTCGCAGAGAAGCTGCATATCAGCTCAAGACAGCTGCAGCGGATATTCAAGGAGCAAGCGGAAGGTCAGTCCTTCAGCGAGATCCTGGAGCATGTCCGCCTGGAAGCCGTGTGCAGGAAGCTGATCGATACCAATTGGTCGATTGACAAAATCGCCATTCACGAAGGCTTCTCCAGCGGCAGTTATCTGCATACCGTTTTCCGAAAGAGATACGGATATACGCCAACAACATACCGAGCCATGAATGTGAAATTGTAGGGGGAGTATCAGCCATGGGCAAAACCATTCGAATTGGAATTATTGGAAGCGGCGGCATTGCGGGGGAGCATGCAAAGTACTATAAACAAATTGACGATGTGCAAATTGTTGCCGTAGCTGATATTTTACCCGGCAGAGCCGATCAGTTTATTGAGCGCTGGGGATTGCAGGGAGCCATCGGATTCGATGACCACCGCAGATTGTTGGATCTTGACCTGGACGGCGTAAGCATCTGTACGCCGAACGTCGCTCATTACCGTACGACGATCGATGCGCTGTCGGCGGGCAAACACGTTATGCTTGAAAAACCGATGTCGGTCACTTTGGATGAAGCGATCGAGATGGTTCAAATCTCGAAGAAGACCGGGAATATGCTTAATGTAGGCTTCCAGCCGCGATATGACCCGAACATGGGCATCATTAAGAATTTGATCCAGAACGGCGAGCTTGGAAAAGTGTACTATGTGGAAACCGGGGGCGGCCGCCGACGGGGAATGCCAGGCGGCACGTTTGTACGCCAGGAAATCGCCGGGGCAGGCGCTATGGCGGACATCGGATGCTATTCCCTGGACATGGCGCTGAACGCCCTGGGATATCCCAAGCCATTAACGGTATCCGCTTATACGTCGAATTATTTCGGGACGAATCCCAAATACCATGCGGAAGCCGGAGCGTTTAACGTAGAGGACTTCGGGGTAGCCATCATTCGGTTTGAAGGCGACCTTGTGCTTAACTTTAAAACATCCTGGGCTATGCATATGGATACGCTCGGGGCAACGATGTTCCTTGGGACGGACGCGGGCATGAAGATTACGCCTGCAGGCTCAGGCCCTTGGAGCGGTGTATGGGACGGGAAGGTAGGATCGATTTCCTTGTTCCACGATATCCAGGGCCATCATACCGAAAGCGCAATACCGCTGATCAGCCATGAGCTGAATGTATTCCAGGAGAAAATCAAGGATTTCGTTAGCGCGGTGCGCGAAGGCAAGCCGGCGCCGATTCCGGGTGAGCAGGTGCTTCGCAATCAAGCGATACTGGACGGTATTCTGCGATCCTCCCAAAGCAAAAAAGAAGTGGAAATCCATATTCCGGATATGGATTAAGATGATGAAAGCCGTGCAACCAGCGCGGCTTTTTAGTTGCAATTTTAATTATTTAATTCGTGAATATGGCATTGCAAATGCTTCCATTTTTTAAATGGATATGATAGTATGAATGCGAACAATTGTTCTTCGAGAGAGATGAATTGGAATCCATACATAACATATCCGGTATGAAAGATGGTGCAGACCTGATGACTGATCGATATGCTGAAATCGATGAAGTAATCGCTTATATTCACAAGAATATTTACGAGCCTCTCCCGTTATCAACGCTTGCGGATTACATCGGGTACAGCCCATATCACTTCTCGCGTATATTCAAGGATCGAATCGGGCTGCCTCCGTTATATTATGTTTCATCGCTTCGCCTGGAGAAGGCAAAGGATTTGCTGTTACATACGCATCTAAGCATACGGGATATCGCCATGGAGATCGGCCAGCAGAGTCTGGGGACGTTTACGACGCGCTTCACGGAGAGGGTGGGGGTGACCCCTTCGCAATTCCGAAACTCGAAGGAGGAGGCCGACGAGCATCTGTTAGCCCTGCAGAAGCTGAACAGCTGGCGCGAGTCCATGCCGGTAGATAATCCCGATTTGACGGTTGAAGGCACGATCGAGGCCGCGGCTCCCTTTCAGGGCGTGATTTTGATCGGGCTGTTTGCCAAGCCGATCCCCGAAGGGTTTCCCCTATACGGTACTTTGCTTTCATCCGTCGGCTCCTTTCGTTTTACCGACGTCAGACCCGGCACGTATTATTTGATGGCTACTTCGGTCCCATGGGGTATGCAGGCGGTCGATTTCCTGCTTCCTCAGTCCACTACGCTGCGTACCCGTTCAAAGGAGCCCGTTATCGTAAAGCCGTACGCCAGGACGCCGCATCTTCATGTTACGCTCCACGTTCCCCGGCTGGATGATCCGCCGATTCTGATTTCCTTGCCGATTTTAATGAATCATTTCCTTAAGAGGGTTGCTCCCATGCTGAGATGAGTCATGATGGAGAGAAGCGGTCTAAGTTCGTAAAATGGATACACTTTTGGCATTAAGGGCTTCCGAACGCCGCGGCAGCTCTTCATTGCATTTCGTTGACATTTGGGTTCTGATTCATGATACTTGAATGAGGGCGAACGGCTTCGATTGTAAGTTTGTATGAACGAAAGATTTGAGGTGGCATCTGTGATTGTTGTAAGCTCATGTTTAGCCGGTATGAAAGTTCGCTATAATGCGACTGACAGCATGGATACGAATATTCAGCTGCTTGTTGAAGCGAAGAAAGCCGTAACCGTATGTCCCGAACTGCTGGGTGGATTCACCATCCCTCGAGAACCTGCGGAGATCGTTGGAGGGAACGGGGATGATGTACTGGCGGGAAAAGCCAGAGTGGTGGAGCTATCGGGCAGAGACGTGACCGAGATGTATATCCAAGGTGCATACCAGGCTCTTCGAATGGCACAAGAGCTTGGAGCCTTGCTGATCGTCCTGAAAGAGGGAAGTCCTTCCTGCGGAAGTGCCATGATTTATAACGGAGAATTTGACAATGTGAAACAGGCCGGTTATGGCGTGACTACGGCTCTTCTGCGCCGGGAAGGCTATACGGTTATATCTGAGCACGAGCTAAGCGTTTATGCGGCACAGCCGGAATACGCAACTCTCTTTGCCGAGAGATAATCTTGTTCATCGGTTTTGAGGGTTTTCGTCCTGCTCAATAATTATGATAGAATTATCATATCGACTGCTTATGGCGTAGTGATTCTTTATATTGGAGGGAAATATGGAACTCATAAATCAAACTGAAGTACAGCAAATGATTGATAAATTGAAGGATCAGGATTTATATATCCATCTTGAGATGACGACAGGCGCCTATGCTGCCCATTATGACAGCTCCAAACACCCGGCGGCTAATTTTATTACGAACGCAACCATTCGTTACAGTCATGGTTCCATATCCGGCAACGGACCTTACAGGGTCGGATTGAAGATGGGCCAAGGCTGGGTATATACGGAAGGACTCACCCACTTCGAGCAGACGGACACCGAACGGCTCATCATGGCGGGTCATGACAGTCAGGGGAAACTGGTTGTCGCTTTGCAGCTGAGCCGGGAACCTTTTTAATAGAGAGAGGAGACGAGGATCGATGGAGCAAAACATACTGGTCGTATTGCCGCATCCGGATGACGAGGCTTTTGGTTTGTCCGGAACGCTGGCTAAATATATTATTGAAGGCGCACATGTAACCTACGCGTGTTTAACGCTGGGGGAAATGGGCCGCAATATGGGCATTCCTCCCTTCGCGAATCGCATTACGCTTCCAACGATACGCAAAGCGGAGCTGGAAGAATCCTGCAAAGCCATCGGCATACAGGATCTGAGATTGCTTGGTTTCCATGATAAAACGATTGAGTTCGAGGATCAGGACAAACTGGACGGCGTGATTGCTTCTCTGCTTCAGGAGATCAAGCCATCGCTGGTGTTCACGTTCTACCCTGGTTACAGCGTGCACCCCGATCATGATGCAACAGGCGCGGCCGTCATTCGAACGATTGGTCGGATGCCGTCCGAAGAAAGACCCGTGGTCCAATGTCTGGCTTTCTCCAACAACTGTGAACAGGAATTGGGTAAACCGGATGTCTACCAAGACGTATCCATGTTTATGGTGCAGAAGCTGAACTCCATTCAAGCTCATCGCTCTCAATTCCAAGCAGCCGAGCTGCTTGGCAAGAAACAGATGAAGGCCAAGGAAGTGGAGCAGCGCTTCGGAACGGAGCGTTTCTGGACCTATACCTTTGCATAAAAGATCCATCATCGGTTGGATCCATAAAAAGAGCCGCAGACTCAGCATCTGCGGCTCTTTTTTTTCAGGATTTAGTCTACTGAGATATGTCGGCTTCGGTCAGGAAGGGTTACTCTTCATCTGCTTCTAGGAGGCAGAATGAATCAACAGCCAATGCTAGGGGCTGCTGATGGATAAAGGATACATTGTGCCTTCCATACAGAAGGAGGTTCTCCCGGTCTCTTCCGATACAACGAGGACCAAGGCATCACTGATCTCGGATAGTCCTATGGCTGCACGGTGACGGGTTCCGAGCTTGCGATCCCCGTAGGTTTTGGCGGTTAACGGGAGCACGTTCGCAGCCGAAATAATCATATCTTTGCGCACGAGCACAGCTCCATCGTGGAGCGGACTGCCCGGAACGAATATGGATTCAAGCAGGGGGCTCGTGATTTCTGCCGACAAGGGAATGCCGGGCGTTATTAAGGAATCCAGGCCGTCCTCGCGTTGAATAACAATTAACGCACCCAGATTTTTTTGGCTGAGATGGTATACAGATTTCGCGATTTCTTGATATTTGCTGGTGAAGGGGAAGAGAAAACAATTGAGATAATACGTTGATGAAATCGATTCGGCTTCCATGAACTTGGTTCGTATCGAGTCCAG
Proteins encoded:
- the cdaS gene encoding sporulation-specific diadenylate cyclase CdaS — translated: MHNQDCNFTPLKRKLKEQLSDITGHLQQVIVNLDRDGSCLLGELDSIRTKFMEAESISSTYYLNCFLFPFTSKYQEIAKSVYHLSQKNLGALIVIQREDGLDSLITPGIPLSAEITSPLLESIFVPGSPLHDGAVLVRKDMIISAANVLPLTAKTYGDRKLGTRHRAAIGLSEISDALVLVVSEETGRTSFCMEGTMYPLSISSP
- a CDS encoding DUF523 domain-containing protein, coding for MIVVSSCLAGMKVRYNATDSMDTNIQLLVEAKKAVTVCPELLGGFTIPREPAEIVGGNGDDVLAGKARVVELSGRDVTEMYIQGAYQALRMAQELGALLIVLKEGSPSCGSAMIYNGEFDNVKQAGYGVTTALLRREGYTVISEHELSVYAAQPEYATLFAER
- the bshB2 gene encoding bacillithiol biosynthesis deacetylase BshB2; its protein translation is MEQNILVVLPHPDDEAFGLSGTLAKYIIEGAHVTYACLTLGEMGRNMGIPPFANRITLPTIRKAELEESCKAIGIQDLRLLGFHDKTIEFEDQDKLDGVIASLLQEIKPSLVFTFYPGYSVHPDHDATGAAVIRTIGRMPSEERPVVQCLAFSNNCEQELGKPDVYQDVSMFMVQKLNSIQAHRSQFQAAELLGKKQMKAKEVEQRFGTERFWTYTFA
- a CDS encoding Gfo/Idh/MocA family protein gives rise to the protein MGKTIRIGIIGSGGIAGEHAKYYKQIDDVQIVAVADILPGRADQFIERWGLQGAIGFDDHRRLLDLDLDGVSICTPNVAHYRTTIDALSAGKHVMLEKPMSVTLDEAIEMVQISKKTGNMLNVGFQPRYDPNMGIIKNLIQNGELGKVYYVETGGGRRRGMPGGTFVRQEIAGAGAMADIGCYSLDMALNALGYPKPLTVSAYTSNYFGTNPKYHAEAGAFNVEDFGVAIIRFEGDLVLNFKTSWAMHMDTLGATMFLGTDAGMKITPAGSGPWSGVWDGKVGSISLFHDIQGHHTESAIPLISHELNVFQEKIKDFVSAVREGKPAPIPGEQVLRNQAILDGILRSSQSKKEVEIHIPDMD
- a CDS encoding YojF family protein gives rise to the protein MELINQTEVQQMIDKLKDQDLYIHLEMTTGAYAAHYDSSKHPAANFITNATIRYSHGSISGNGPYRVGLKMGQGWVYTEGLTHFEQTDTERLIMAGHDSQGKLVVALQLSREPF
- a CDS encoding AraC family transcriptional regulator; this translates as MNNHFPYEMMKERQDALERLDLRVYWGRYEIRVLRFHLTTFPPGKIVSFHKHAEYEFHFIPRGKGTVIMEDEPYALREGMFYLTGPNVLHYQEADTAEPMDELCLHVDIIPRDEISEPESPALPVSDPWEMAEADDCMEKLRELPMKPTMDIHRAMPYFLEAYQASQEKYSGLYTTIKQCLIQILLRAVRAYESEPSEAELPSRDMKAYRYQLALEYIHANSSGEVVLDDVAEKLHISSRQLQRIFKEQAEGQSFSEILEHVRLEAVCRKLIDTNWSIDKIAIHEGFSSGSYLHTVFRKRYGYTPTTYRAMNVKL
- a CDS encoding helix-turn-helix transcriptional regulator, whose product is MTDRYAEIDEVIAYIHKNIYEPLPLSTLADYIGYSPYHFSRIFKDRIGLPPLYYVSSLRLEKAKDLLLHTHLSIRDIAMEIGQQSLGTFTTRFTERVGVTPSQFRNSKEEADEHLLALQKLNSWRESMPVDNPDLTVEGTIEAAAPFQGVILIGLFAKPIPEGFPLYGTLLSSVGSFRFTDVRPGTYYLMATSVPWGMQAVDFLLPQSTTLRTRSKEPVIVKPYARTPHLHVTLHVPRLDDPPILISLPILMNHFLKRVAPMLR